In one Dreissena polymorpha isolate Duluth1 chromosome 7, UMN_Dpol_1.0, whole genome shotgun sequence genomic region, the following are encoded:
- the LOC127837972 gene encoding uncharacterized protein LOC127837972 produces MNFTCVLQVCKGDCEESNCMGYAGWGRKKRDVTPVNVIGEINASNKVPSKKESVGSIGHNIAKRQTEDFDIDVGARVKIVEKYSEIQIITEETMCMNGAVLITTIVFLSTGVICLAGSTFVFYRKFASAHAQALLGQRQSDLPVRNDSAPYYSIPFDKNI; encoded by the exons ATGAACTTTACCTGTGTGCTGCAAGTCTGTAAAGGCGACTGTGAAGAG TCTAACTGCATGGGCTATGCCGGTTGGGGACGCAAGAAGCGAGATGTTACGCCTGTCAACGTGATAGGAGAAATCAATGCATCGAACAAAGTCCCGAGCAAGAAAGAAAGCGTGGGGTCCATTGGACATAACATTGCCAAAAGACAGACGGAGGATTTCGATATCGACGTCGGGGCTCGAGTTAAAATTGTGGAGAAATATTCCGAAATCC AAATCATCACAGAAGAAACGATGTGCATGAATGGAGCAGTACTCATCACCACTATCGTGTTTCTCAGCACGGGGGTAATTTGCTTAGCAGGGTCCACTTTCGTTTTCTACCGGAAATTCGCCAGTGCGCATGCTCAGGCGTTGTTAGGACAGCGACAAAGTGATCTTCCCGTTCGGAACGACTCGGCTCCTTACTATAGTATTCCATTCGACAAGAACatttaa